GTTCTGGAGATTTCTAGTTGCGATAGCACTGATCTGGGGATCTTTTCAGGTTTCAAAACCTTGTTCCTATTCTTGTATCAGTTACATGTGCTTATCGACATACCAGCAGATCAGAAGCGTCCCTGCGTGGCCTGCTGGAATGCAGCTCCCGCAGCAGCCGTCGTTGCAGCACTTGCTGCAGCTTGTACATTTCTGTCCGCCATCACGCCATTTGTGAACTCCTGACGAGCCTTGTCGATGGAGAAGCCGGATCCCCTACAAAAATCCAATTGGTTACACATAGCAGAAGTGCATTTGGAGTTCATTTAATGTGAAAAGTATTAAAACTGCAAGCTTACCTGTAAAGCTTATGCACTCTCAGCAAGGCATAAACCATACCAGCTAAAGCTGCAGTGAAAGATAGAGCTGAGACCAACATTATCAATGCAACCGGGATCGAAACTTAAGCAATTGCATCATTCTATGTATAAGAAAAATGGCAGAAACGTGCTGACAGAGCAGCCTAAAGTCAAAAGGAATAACATCGCACCTCCAAAAGTTTCGATAGTGTTGATCCAACCACATGCATACGACGAAATCCCGAGCGTTTGTACTAGTGTGAAAAGAGagtggaagaaaagaacaaaaaagaacacctAAATGAGGGGGTGCACGAACAGTATTCCAGCAACATCTCATGATGACTTCAGATTAAGTCAGGAATAGAGAGGAAGAATTAGACTTACCATGAAGTTGAAAGATGAGTCGTTACGGAATGCCTTGTAGACAGGGCGGaaccagaacaaaaaagaacaaggcGAGAACAAACACAGCTGGATTATAGCGAGTAACAACTGGCCAACTGGACCTGAAGAAAATATCAGGTGTGTTGACAAACAGTAGAAGAGAAACACTGAacagaaaactatttgttacCAAGTAAGGATTTgtattttgattatttgtttgaaaGCTTGGTTGTgatcttctatttttgttcctttctttttttttttttaataattagtCTTGCTTTGCAAAACATCTGCCACTGATTAACAATGAAGTGTGCCgggaaaatattttgtaaaatcGCACCTTTGCAAATAACACATAAAACTGGACGAATATTTTCGTAAAAACACACCTTTTGCAAATAACATATAAAACAGAGAAGCTATGACATTTGCGGTCAGGGCCAAGACGTAAATCAAAAACACATAGTACACCACTGTCACCGTTTTTTGGAATTGCACCGGGATTTCGACTTCAATATCCTGAATTGAAACGAACGATTACTTCGTTCAAAAACTCCAGAAGATTTCAAAAGACCTGGTAGAAACATGGTTCGATTGGAATGAATGCGGGAAGTGGTGGCCAGTTGTGAGGTCGCTGTGCATTACTTCCTATAACACGTCTTGATAAATCAGAGACCATAAGCAGAGAAATACTGGAAACGGAAGGTGTTGTGGTAGTCACCAGATTGTCCTGTGTGCATATTCTGCTGCATCTGTTGACGGCGATTGAGCTCTTCCTCTCGCTGACGCAATTCTTGTGATTTTCGCTCCAATTCCTCTTGTTTGCGAAACAACTCGTCGCTCATCGTAACCGTCGCGCCACCGCCCAACCCTGAGGTTCCCTAAGAAATAGAACAATTAATCGTGACCACCATTCTAAGGCTGTTCACATATTATTATGTTCCCTAAAATAAGTCCATGAATTTACGGACATCTCAATATTCAGTCAAAACGCAGAAATATTTTGTAGTGTATTTCTATTTCACTTAAACTGACACACTTTATATCTATATTTCACTACCCGGAACAATTGAAACAGCAATGTAGTCGGGTCGGACATCCTGGACAGGCATACCCTATTTTTCCCAAGACGTAGGACAACATTTGCTCACTGCCCTACTTCTAGCTCTCATACTCGGCAAAGCAGCCAAAAAGTCAACTACCCAGTAAATGCTACGCCCCACAACATATTTAGTCGTGTAATCGATCAAGCTGCAGGCCAATCAACTTGCTCCCGATCGTAACGTAGTAGATTCGTAATGAATCGCAGGACTGCTATCATCTTACATAAGAATAGAAGATTACGcacgtacgaacccgaaattatagctcgcagaactctagaagcgttttggataaatgcaaaaggtccaaaaatgaatagaaaggaagagtgcttagccgtgatcaacgagctggctctgtatcaagacctttgcgggtttgatctacggggtcatatgcgggtcgcatcctaattagtatcagcggagcgattgcaccacgcgAATAtgcgctaacatcacggcaacgcggctactaaggtaggcacaacgatttaggttttttggtttttgttttcgggTGTAACCGGGTGTAATAACCTAGGGGCTGATGACTAGTTCTGGATGGGGCATTTGAGaagatatattgcaaatgttcttacttttcaggctctgacgaaggcgacaacgccaaaacgttagccgtaataaaatTTGTAAACAATCTTGCCTGtggcttaaatttgactatcgacaagttgcaatctctatgccaagattcaaggaaagtcgaactttcgcacttctgtaTTCCTATTGTTCTCATGtccctgtttttcttctcatgttTATCAGTGCGAATTTGtataataaaatgaacatAATTTCTCCCGTTAAAATCATCCTTATACATCGCAAATTAAGGTAATAATAAGTGGTGGGAATGATTACCTTTGGTTCAAAAGTTTGATTATTTGATGGATTGGGATGGATGGATGGTTAACACGACAAGTTCACagcactcaaaaaaaaagctcccttaaaggcagcataccactgAATCAGACGTGGTCAAAGAATCCACGGAAAAGGCAAGAGTTGGGGTTGCAGGATCTGttatggttccgctcatctctccctactCGTCGTAAAAAAGGCGTGGACaatgacgttttttttacgacgattccagttgcaacgcgccaacttcgtgcacgcgccgcatccaagtgcgatcggtcgaagatcagtgatgtcttttCACCAGCCTAATCAAGCGAATGAATAGGCCACTAAGGGGATCGCAACGTGTGCATGGAGAAGCGATCTAACGTAAATCTTAATAAgcaaagtggttcccacgtcattttttttctacggcgatgagggagaaatgagcggaaccaccccggatcccgcaatctgtGCAACCCTATCTCTAGCTATCtctttcccgcggattccctcaccacgtcacattcatggtatgttgcctttaaactgaatttaaaggcaccaccccacgaatctgagctggtgcatatttcaggtggagtatttgtatacgggatgggagactacggagagggaggtgattccgtccatttcttgttaattgccgtaaaaaacggcccggaagatgcggcgccgcagaagactggcgcgctccaatcgaacctcttgtacaaaatggtgcgccaaaacgaatgaagccgtatcttccgggccgttttttacggcaattaggaagaaatggacggaatcaccctcctccccatagtctcccatcccgtatacgaatactccaccggaaatccgtaccactccagattcgtggggtgatgcctttaaattgctccatatatatatatatatatatatatatatatatatatatatatatatatatatatatatatatatatatatactttgaACTTGCAACATAGAATCCTTCCTAAATGGAGACTGAACTATACTCCACGGCCCTGAGCAAGGAATCTTGAGTTAATCTTAGTTCTATTTCTTGCTCACCACACAGCTAACATTCGATTTCATCAGATGTTCAACGATTCTATTAATGACTTTTGTAACTTAATGCGCATTTTGATATGTAAAAGAAAGCACTCCTGCAGTTACCACTGGGAGTAAGTTGAAAGACTGTAGCGACGAGTTTACAAGCAGCAGCTGCACCAGACAGTAAAAGATATATATCACGTAAGAAAAGGTAGCGAAACGGTCACTGCCACTGCGGGGTCGATCTCAAGGAGGATAATTCTACGAGAGATGAAACATACACCAGCAACTGAAAAAGTGACTGATGTCTTTCTGTGCTCTTTTTCACTTCGACAAGCAAGCTCAAATACAGAAAATGAATTACAAAAAGTCacagatttcaaataaattcagTAGTTTCTTGCAGCCCCTTACGAGCAGAATACAAAATGTAAACTGCAATGTGAACAGCCTAGAGTCGACGCAGAAATCTTACAGCGGATAACCCCCACGAGTTTGCCAAAACCCACCCATTTCTCTGCTCGCCTTCTTCTCCTCTCTTAAAGGATGaagtatctggcgttaataAATCCGGTCGGAATGTGCCacctcgttcacttcaattcagaattcgttcacatcaaaattttccattgaaaaGCTTTCCATTCCAAAGCTTGAGATGATAATCAATTTTAAATTCCCTCTTGATCACAGTTTCTAAAAAGGTTCAGAAGTGTACGAagtatgaaagaaatttctgccAACACGATGTAGATGAGCTGGCAAAAACGATACCGTAGGTCCTAAATCAGTGAAGTctagccacaaaaaaaaacacaatttatCGTGCTCTCATTATACATTAGTGAAAGCTTTTATTCAAGATGGGGGAACTCTAAAAACGGTCGCGAAATGCATCACTGACCCAGAACAAATAggaaattctccttttttagactccctttggaatttttctgggATGACCTTTATGATACCAGCGTCAGAGTAAATAACGCGTTGTAGCACCATCTAAACGTTCAATACAAATCTTGGAAATTTGCTTTCCAAATTAACCAGAATGAAGAAGGTCCAAAAAGTTTGCAAAGATTCTACTAGTATCTTGTTTTCCAAAGACCTACAATCAAACGTTCCAGACCGTGGATAAATTTTccgttttgaaaattcatttgaGCACCTTCTTGTGCAGTTGTATCAAAACAGCAGttttaacaaatttcttttaaaaaacaggtgatagaacaaaaatttctttcgtcCTAGAACTTAATGAAACTTCTCGGAAGTTGAAACAGGTGAAGTTCCTGAgtgaaatataaaagaagcCAATTTGATATTCCGGAAGTGTGtacaatatgtattttttgGGAACAACAATAGAAACTTATTATAATGTTTgtaattcatgtcgtttttgcATTTGTTAGGTCGAGAGAAAGTGAATACGCGGAAAAATGCAGTGACAGCTTCAG
The Necator americanus strain Aroian chromosome I, whole genome shotgun sequence genome window above contains:
- a CDS encoding hypothetical protein (NECATOR_CHRI.G2523.T2), translating into MALNSNPFADPFAEPVGNPPTSKTEAAETSADFNPFANQSTGVVPTHQGTSGLGGGATVTMSDELFRKQEELERKSQELRQREEELNRRQQMQQNMHTGQSGSNAQRPHNWPPLPAFIPIEPCFYQDIEVEIPVQFQKTVTVVYYVFLIYVLALTANVIASLFYMLFAKGPVGQLLLAIIQLCLFSPCSFLFWFRPVYKAFRNDSSFNFMVFFFVLFFHSLFTLVQTLGISSYACGWINTIETFGVSIPVALIMLVSALSFTAALAGMVYALLRVHKLYRGSGFSIDKARQEFTNGQVLQRRLLRELHSSRPRRDASDLLIHLCFPHFILFLIFWSNIFLHLLQQNGDRNTLRAFTRSSCKLTLCNLFRAHHRHSPLSQITFFAVQIVTIFALIFISVRFLVLNVLYY
- a CDS encoding hypothetical protein (NECATOR_CHRI.G2523.T1) — its product is MALNSNPFADPFAEPVGNPPTSKTEAAETSADFNPFANQSTGVVPTHQGTSGLGGGATVTMSDELFRKQEELERKSQELRQREEELNRRQQMQQNMHTGQSGSNAQRPHNWPPLPAFIPIEPCFYQDIEVEIPVQFQKTVTVVYYVFLIYVLALTANVIASLFYMLFAKGPVGQLLLAIIQLCLFSPCSFLFWFRPVYKAFRNDSSFNFMVFFFVLFFHSLFTLVQTLGISSYACGWINTIETFGVSIPVALIMLVSALSFTAALAGMVYALLRVHKLYRGSGFSIDKARQEFTNGVMADRNVQAAASAATTAAAGAAFQQATQGRF